The proteins below are encoded in one region of Podarcis raffonei isolate rPodRaf1 chromosome 8, rPodRaf1.pri, whole genome shotgun sequence:
- the LOC128419637 gene encoding uncharacterized protein LOC128419637 isoform X2 encodes MGKFPRLLLLTVLVLPACASTCTTRWFDRDDPSGVGDFETLADLRREYPMDICPKPIGIEAQTVEGTPASSTGQIFHPFNPKEGFACVNKEQNYSCLDYKVRFTCPSNFCSASTCTTRWFDRDNPSGVGDFETLADLRREYPMDICPEPIGIEAQTMEGTPASSTGQIFHLFNPKEGFACVNKEQKYFCLDYKVRFTCPSNFCSGCMTQWFDRDDPSGRGDYELLSNLRSEYPGKICAEPLAINVQTLDGIPALKTGQKFSVYDLTQGFACVNDEQEPGRSCHDYRVQFTCPGSFCSG; translated from the exons ATGGGGAAGTTTCCGAGACTG CTTCTCCTGACTGTCCTGGTTCTCCCAGCATGTG CTTCAACTTGCACGACTCGTTGGTTCGACCGGGATGACCCTTCAGGAGTGGGTGACTTTGAAACTCTTGCTGACCTGAGGAGGGAATATCCCATGGACATTTGCCCTAAACCCATTGGAATTGAAGCTCAGACTGTGGAGGGAACCCCAGCGTCCAGCACTGGACAGATCTTTCATCC GTTTAACCCTAAAGAAGGATTTGCTTGTGTAAATAAGGAGCAGAACTATTCCTGCTTGGATTACAAAGTCCGCTTCACCTGTCCCTCGAACTTCTGCTCAG CTTCAACTTGCACGACTCGTTGGTTCGACCGGGACAACCCTTCGGGAGTGGGTGACTTTGAAACTCTAGCTGACCTGAGGAGGGAATATCCCATGGACATTTGCCCTGAACCCATTGGAATTGAAGCTCAGACCATGGAGGGAACCCCAGCATCCAGCACTGGGCAGATCTTTCATCT GTTTAACCCTAAAGAAGGATTTGCTTGTGTGAATAAGGAGCAGAAGTATTTCTGCTTGGATTACAAAGTCCGCTTCACCTGTCCCTCGAACTTCTGCTCAG GATGCATGACCCAGTGGTTTGATCGGGATGATCCATCAGGAAGGGGAGACTATGAACTCCTTTCCAATTTGCGGAGCGAATACCCTGGAAAGATTTGTGCTGAGCCCCTTGCAATCAACGTACAGACTCTGGATGGGATTCCTGCCCTGAAGACAGGGCAAAAGTTCTCAGT GTATGACCTCACTCAAGGCTTTGCCTGTGTCAATGATGAGCAAGAACCTGGTCGGTCCTGCCATGATTACAGGGTCCAGTTCACATGCCCAGGATCCTTCTGTTCTG GCTAA
- the LOC128419637 gene encoding uncharacterized protein LOC128419637 isoform X3, whose product MGKFPRLLLLTVLVLPACASTCTTRWFDRDNPSGVGDFETLADLRREYPMDICPEPIGIEAQTMEGTPASSTGQIFHLFNPKEGFACVNKEQKYFCLDYKVRFTCPSNFCSGCMTQWFDRDDPSGRGDYELLSNLRSEYPGKICAEPLAINVQTLDGIPALKTGQKFSVYDLTQGFACVNDEQEPGRSCHDYRVQFTCPGSFCSGEFHYELIGYSLLGGSGQWGWQTSLMIVLPNNNNNLLFISRPPGWVSPATLGGFQQSIKIQWSVKH is encoded by the exons ATGGGGAAGTTTCCGAGACTG CTTCTCCTGACTGTCCTGGTTCTCCCAGCATGTG CTTCAACTTGCACGACTCGTTGGTTCGACCGGGACAACCCTTCGGGAGTGGGTGACTTTGAAACTCTAGCTGACCTGAGGAGGGAATATCCCATGGACATTTGCCCTGAACCCATTGGAATTGAAGCTCAGACCATGGAGGGAACCCCAGCATCCAGCACTGGGCAGATCTTTCATCT GTTTAACCCTAAAGAAGGATTTGCTTGTGTGAATAAGGAGCAGAAGTATTTCTGCTTGGATTACAAAGTCCGCTTCACCTGTCCCTCGAACTTCTGCTCAG GATGCATGACCCAGTGGTTTGATCGGGATGATCCATCAGGAAGGGGAGACTATGAACTCCTTTCCAATTTGCGGAGCGAATACCCTGGAAAGATTTGTGCTGAGCCCCTTGCAATCAACGTACAGACTCTGGATGGGATTCCTGCCCTGAAGACAGGGCAAAAGTTCTCAGT GTATGACCTCACTCAAGGCTTTGCCTGTGTCAATGATGAGCAAGAACCTGGTCGGTCCTGCCATGATTACAGGGTCCAGTTCACATGCCCAGGATCCTTCTGTTCTGGTGAGTTCCACTATGAGTTGATAGGATATTCTCTACTGGGAGGGAGTGGGCAGTGGGGATGGCAAACCTCCTTAATGATTGttttgccaaataataataataatttattatttatatcccgcccacctggctgggtttccccagccactctgggcggcttccaacaaagtattaaaatacagtggtctgttaaacattaa
- the LOC128419637 gene encoding uncharacterized protein LOC128419637 isoform X1, with the protein MGKFPRLLLLTVLVLPACASTCTTRWFDRDDPSGVGDFETLADLRREYPMDICPKPIGIEAQTVEGTPASSTGQIFHPFNPKEGFACVNKEQNYSCLDYKVRFTCPSNFCSASTCTTRWFDRDNPSGVGDFETLADLRREYPMDICPEPIGIEAQTMEGTPASSTGQIFHLFNPKEGFACVNKEQKYFCLDYKVRFTCPSNFCSGCMTQWFDRDDPSGRGDYELLSNLRSEYPGKICAEPLAINVQTLDGIPALKTGQKFSVYDLTQGFACVNDEQEPGRSCHDYRVQFTCPGSFCSGEFHYELIGYSLLGGSGQWGWQTSLMIVLPNNNNNLLFISRPPGWVSPATLGGFQQSIKIQWSVKH; encoded by the exons ATGGGGAAGTTTCCGAGACTG CTTCTCCTGACTGTCCTGGTTCTCCCAGCATGTG CTTCAACTTGCACGACTCGTTGGTTCGACCGGGATGACCCTTCAGGAGTGGGTGACTTTGAAACTCTTGCTGACCTGAGGAGGGAATATCCCATGGACATTTGCCCTAAACCCATTGGAATTGAAGCTCAGACTGTGGAGGGAACCCCAGCGTCCAGCACTGGACAGATCTTTCATCC GTTTAACCCTAAAGAAGGATTTGCTTGTGTAAATAAGGAGCAGAACTATTCCTGCTTGGATTACAAAGTCCGCTTCACCTGTCCCTCGAACTTCTGCTCAG CTTCAACTTGCACGACTCGTTGGTTCGACCGGGACAACCCTTCGGGAGTGGGTGACTTTGAAACTCTAGCTGACCTGAGGAGGGAATATCCCATGGACATTTGCCCTGAACCCATTGGAATTGAAGCTCAGACCATGGAGGGAACCCCAGCATCCAGCACTGGGCAGATCTTTCATCT GTTTAACCCTAAAGAAGGATTTGCTTGTGTGAATAAGGAGCAGAAGTATTTCTGCTTGGATTACAAAGTCCGCTTCACCTGTCCCTCGAACTTCTGCTCAG GATGCATGACCCAGTGGTTTGATCGGGATGATCCATCAGGAAGGGGAGACTATGAACTCCTTTCCAATTTGCGGAGCGAATACCCTGGAAAGATTTGTGCTGAGCCCCTTGCAATCAACGTACAGACTCTGGATGGGATTCCTGCCCTGAAGACAGGGCAAAAGTTCTCAGT GTATGACCTCACTCAAGGCTTTGCCTGTGTCAATGATGAGCAAGAACCTGGTCGGTCCTGCCATGATTACAGGGTCCAGTTCACATGCCCAGGATCCTTCTGTTCTGGTGAGTTCCACTATGAGTTGATAGGATATTCTCTACTGGGAGGGAGTGGGCAGTGGGGATGGCAAACCTCCTTAATGATTGttttgccaaataataataataatttattatttatatcccgcccacctggctgggtttccccagccactctgggcggcttccaacaaagtattaaaatacagtggtctgttaaacattaa
- the LOC128419637 gene encoding uncharacterized protein LOC128419637 isoform X5, translating to MGKFPRLLLLTVLVLPACASTCTTRWFDRDDPSGVGDFETLADLRREYPMDICPKPIGIEAQTVEGTPASSTGQIFHPFNPKEGFACVNKEQNYSCLDYKVRFTCPSNFCSASTCTTRWFDRDNPSGVGDFETLADLRREYPMDICPEPIGIEAQTMEGTPASSTGQIFHLFNPKEGFACVNKEQKYFCLDYKVRFTCPSNFCSGCMTQWFDRDDPSGRGDYELLSNLRSEYPGKICAEPLAINVQTLDGIPALKTGQKFSVLI from the exons ATGGGGAAGTTTCCGAGACTG CTTCTCCTGACTGTCCTGGTTCTCCCAGCATGTG CTTCAACTTGCACGACTCGTTGGTTCGACCGGGATGACCCTTCAGGAGTGGGTGACTTTGAAACTCTTGCTGACCTGAGGAGGGAATATCCCATGGACATTTGCCCTAAACCCATTGGAATTGAAGCTCAGACTGTGGAGGGAACCCCAGCGTCCAGCACTGGACAGATCTTTCATCC GTTTAACCCTAAAGAAGGATTTGCTTGTGTAAATAAGGAGCAGAACTATTCCTGCTTGGATTACAAAGTCCGCTTCACCTGTCCCTCGAACTTCTGCTCAG CTTCAACTTGCACGACTCGTTGGTTCGACCGGGACAACCCTTCGGGAGTGGGTGACTTTGAAACTCTAGCTGACCTGAGGAGGGAATATCCCATGGACATTTGCCCTGAACCCATTGGAATTGAAGCTCAGACCATGGAGGGAACCCCAGCATCCAGCACTGGGCAGATCTTTCATCT GTTTAACCCTAAAGAAGGATTTGCTTGTGTGAATAAGGAGCAGAAGTATTTCTGCTTGGATTACAAAGTCCGCTTCACCTGTCCCTCGAACTTCTGCTCAG GATGCATGACCCAGTGGTTTGATCGGGATGATCCATCAGGAAGGGGAGACTATGAACTCCTTTCCAATTTGCGGAGCGAATACCCTGGAAAGATTTGTGCTGAGCCCCTTGCAATCAACGTACAGACTCTGGATGGGATTCCTGCCCTGAAGACAGGGCAAAAGTTCTCAGT GCTAATCTGA
- the LOC128419638 gene encoding kelch-like protein 3, translating to MMNSPWDRDDDIIGEEHKSLNQYIREGLNHLLQEQLLCDTTIVAKGERFPCHRMLLAAINPYFRAMFSNSFRESKDGEVLLQDMEPSIVQAVVNYYYTEEIALVPEMAQDLFVAASRLQILPLLESCSRYLLEHISPENCLSLYQLGFAHSDPDLLQEAKILVNLHFKRLSIEDKTFPNLNPSTLISIISLDSLVVSSELTVYRAVWRWVMAQSASRLPFLGQLLTHVRLPLLTQEELRVVQSELMCYRDVRLRWKRFNRQERLRHSRGLRRGMYSTCIICVDLFNMEGPELKTKDFQVGCFDPQAETWEKMPLLKCLYCARCVAVGDKLYVTGGVHTDDSYSDTLHEYSPLRGRWTQLPSMSVARASHGFLACNQQLFAMGGWCKYEDYLDTAECFDLERKFWAPIKRMPFALSHFASAALRNKLYLVGGVTDTVGSWYASRKVLIYEVSFDTWSQVYLDNECYWSGAVAMNNGIYVIGGYFRSRTRHNERWSETGNLRCTRKCFFLGEDGQLDRRVTIPRLPIELAGAGVVRWKHRIYVLGGENTYMYNNLEGENEEEYYNTVYYWELGATKWVQCQERLPFTSWGLSGFGCTTMKVPKKPILELFRKTSVALTAIEVVNP from the exons ATGATGAATTCACCTTGGGACAGAGATGATGATATCATTGGAGAGGAACACAAGTCTTTGAATCAGTACATACGAGAGG GGCTGAATCATCTTCTCCAGGAACAGCTCCTCTGCGACACAACCATCGTGGCAAAAGGCGAACGGTTCCCCTGTCACag GATGCTCCTTGCTGCCATCAACCCCTACTTCCGAGCCATGTTCTCCAACTCCTTCCGGGAGTCAAAGGATGGAGAGGTTCTGCTGCAAGACATGGAGCCCTCCATTGTCCAAGCTGTGGTGAACTATTACTACACGGAGGAGATTGCGCTCGTGCCGGAGATGGCCCAAGACCTGTTTGTCGCAGCCAGCAGGCTTCAAATCCTTCCGCTGCTCGAGAGTTGCTCCAG ATACCTCTTGGAACACATCTCCCCAGAGAACTGCCTTTCACTCTACCAACTGGGCTTCGCACACAGCGACCCTGATCTCCTCCAAGAAGCCAAGATCCTGGTCAACCTGCACTTCAAGCGCCTCTCCATCGAGGACAAGACCTTCCCCAACTTGAACCCCAGTACCCTCATTAGCATCATCTCCTTGGACAGTCTGGTGGTCTCTTCTGAACTCACCGTCTACCGGGCCGTGTGGCGCTGGGTGATGGCCCAGAGCGCCAGCCGCCTGCCATTCCTGGGGCAGCTCCTGACGCATGTGCGCCTCCCGCTCTTGACCCAGGAGGAGCTGAGGGTGGTCCAGTCCGAGCTGATGTGCTACAGGGACGTCCGCCTGCGGTGGAAGCGCTTCAACCGCCAGGAGAGGCTGCGGCACAGCAGAGGCCTGCGAAGAGGGATGTACTCCACCTGCATCATCTGCGTGGACCTCTTCAACATGGAAGGCCCAGAACTGAAGACCAAGGACTTCCAGGTCGGCTGCTTCGACCCCCAGGCTGAAACGTGGGAAAAGATGCCCTTGTTGAAATGCCTGTATTGCGCCCGCTGTGTGGCCGTCGGGGACAAGCTGTACGTCACCGGAGGGGTCCACACGGATGACTCTTATTCGGACACATTGCACGAGTACAGCCCCTTGAGGGGTCGCTGGACTCAGCTCCCTTCCATGTCTGTGGCCAGGGCCTCCCACGGCTTCCTCGCCTGCAACCAGCAGCTGTTCGCCATGGGTGGCTGGTGCAAGTATGAGGATTACCTCGACACAGCGGAGTGCTTCGACTTGGAGAGAAAGTTCTGGGCCCCGATTAAAAGGATGCCCTTTGCGCTCAGCCACTTTGCCTCGGCGGCGCTCAGGAACAAGCTCTACCTGGTCGGCGGCGTCACAGACACCGTCGGCTCATGGTACGCTTCCCGGAAGGTCCTGATCTATGAAGTGAGCTTTGACACGTGGAGTCAAGTGTACCTGGACAACGAGTGCTACTGGTCTGGCGCTGTGGCCATGAACAACGGGATCTATGTGATCGGGGGCTACTTCCGGAGCCGGACGAGGCACAACGAGCGCTGGTCGGAAACAGGGAACCTGCGCTGCACCCGGAAGTGCTTCTTTCTGGGGGAAGATGGCCAGTTGGACAGGAGAGTCACTATCCCCAGGCTGCCCATAGAGCTGGCGGGGGCCGGTGTGGTGCGCTGGAAGCACCGCATTTACGTGCTGGGTGGGGAGAACACCTACATGTATAACAACCTGGAAGGAGAGAACGAAGAGGAATATTATAACACTGTTTACTACTGGGAACTTGGAGCCACAAAGTGGGTCCAGTGCCAGGAGAGGCTGCCATTCACCAGCTGGGGACTCAGCGGCTTTGGCTGCACCACCATGAAGGTCCCCAAAAAGCCCATCCTAGAGCTTTTCCGAAAGACGTCGGTTGCACTTACAGCCATAGAGGTGGTGAACCCTTAG
- the LOC128419637 gene encoding uncharacterized protein LOC128419637 isoform X4: protein MGKFPRLLLLTVLVLPACASTCTTRWFDRDDPSGVGDFETLADLRREYPMDICPKPIGIEAQTVEGTPASSTGQIFHPFNPKEGFACVNKEQNYSCLDYKVRFTCPSNFCSGCMTQWFDRDDPSGRGDYELLSNLRSEYPGKICAEPLAINVQTLDGIPALKTGQKFSVYDLTQGFACVNDEQEPGRSCHDYRVQFTCPGSFCSGEFHYELIGYSLLGGSGQWGWQTSLMIVLPNNNNNLLFISRPPGWVSPATLGGFQQSIKIQWSVKH, encoded by the exons ATGGGGAAGTTTCCGAGACTG CTTCTCCTGACTGTCCTGGTTCTCCCAGCATGTG CTTCAACTTGCACGACTCGTTGGTTCGACCGGGATGACCCTTCAGGAGTGGGTGACTTTGAAACTCTTGCTGACCTGAGGAGGGAATATCCCATGGACATTTGCCCTAAACCCATTGGAATTGAAGCTCAGACTGTGGAGGGAACCCCAGCGTCCAGCACTGGACAGATCTTTCATCC GTTTAACCCTAAAGAAGGATTTGCTTGTGTAAATAAGGAGCAGAACTATTCCTGCTTGGATTACAAAGTCCGCTTCACCTGTCCCTCGAACTTCTGCTCAG GATGCATGACCCAGTGGTTTGATCGGGATGATCCATCAGGAAGGGGAGACTATGAACTCCTTTCCAATTTGCGGAGCGAATACCCTGGAAAGATTTGTGCTGAGCCCCTTGCAATCAACGTACAGACTCTGGATGGGATTCCTGCCCTGAAGACAGGGCAAAAGTTCTCAGT GTATGACCTCACTCAAGGCTTTGCCTGTGTCAATGATGAGCAAGAACCTGGTCGGTCCTGCCATGATTACAGGGTCCAGTTCACATGCCCAGGATCCTTCTGTTCTGGTGAGTTCCACTATGAGTTGATAGGATATTCTCTACTGGGAGGGAGTGGGCAGTGGGGATGGCAAACCTCCTTAATGATTGttttgccaaataataataataatttattatttatatcccgcccacctggctgggtttccccagccactctgggcggcttccaacaaagtattaaaatacagtggtctgttaaacattaa